One window of the Anopheles cruzii chromosome 2, idAnoCruzAS_RS32_06, whole genome shotgun sequence genome contains the following:
- the LOC128278507 gene encoding uncharacterized protein LOC128278507, with translation MVTAALLHANALIAVTGLVTLGLFCAGVSGEKFHFPDFVAIEHNEAPVCGGWIIDKPFRRYVLTTERCAARAPPRDLLVRHGTARVTWRTYSSGVDRILHHPSHDQRHRLVVLSTFGKFPKQPTADEGPTLRELYNGTVVLGWRRNQAGFLEKSILILENHELDFAPKLVGHLLCNEPDTFLVEGGLLVRNLKPYAMMSVVPDETGPCGMAVDVVDVGGATAGSEWSLAILRDYVEGATGTLLEDSSETKPPVHSVTEPNTLFGYIVYMIFLGYSVLYTLLYFVFGVGGLYASTSL, from the exons ATGGTGACTGCTGCATTACTTCACGCTAACGCGCTGATAGCCGTCACCGGACTCGTCACCCTGGGGCTGTTCTGTGCCGGCGTCTCCGGCGAGAAGTTTCACTTTCCCGACTTT GTCGCCATCGAGCACAACGAAGCACCGGTGTGTGGCGGATGGATCATCGATAAGCCGTTCCGGAGGTACGTCCTCACGACGGAACGgtgtgccgcgcgcgctccaCCTCGTGACTTGCTCGTGCGCCACGGTACGGCGCGAGTAACCTGGCGGACGTACAGTAGTGGCGTCGATCGGATACTGCACCACCCGTCCCATGACCAGCGGCACCGGCTGGTGGTGCTCAGTACCTTCGGGAAGTTCCCGAAGCAACCGACAGCCGACGAAGGGCCGACGCTGCGCGAACTCTACAACGGCACGGTGGTGCTCGGTTGGCGCCGGAATCAGGCTGGCTTCCTGGAGAAAAGTATCCTGATTTTGGAGAACCATGAACTCGACTTTGCCCCAAAGCTCGTCGGTCACCTGCTTTGCAACGAACCGGATACGTTCCTGGTGGAGGGTGGACTACTGGTGCGTAATCTGAAACCGTACGCCATGATGTCGGTGGTTCCGGACGAGACTGGCCCGTGCGGGATGGCGGTGGATGTGGTGGACGTCGGAGGTGCTACTGCGGGCAGCGAGTggagtttggccattttgcgGGACTACGTTGAGGGCGCCACTGGTACACTGCTGGAGGACTCGTCGGAGACGAAACCGCCGGTGCACTCAGTCACCGAACCCAACACACTGTTCGGGTACATCGTCTACATGATCTTCCTGGGCTACAGTGTGCTCTACACACTGCTCTACTTTGTGTTCGGTGTCGGAGGCCTCTACGCCAGCACGTCGTTGTAG
- the LOC128278508 gene encoding trypsin-like: MDRAKVILSAVVLALVVMVTADDDPSSRIIGGSPAISGQFPAQVAIQVGGTVFCGGSVLNQNHILTAASCILDANNNLVQAAQVTVRAGEVVFQPTQLALAVQRIFAHPQYNPWTLENDIAVLRLQNNISFPAVATPAVAPAELNHRIVADASACEVVGWNWTPAVPSVALQVLTVTIAPRAACNAVHNGMLQATMLCTQYLQTTQGVCAPARGGGLYCNDLLTGVVSFGFGCGQNTTNTVYTQARYYELWIQQQFNRTDTPVAGPTPAPGVPGGPGKASALSLSVAVVLVALVSAALVHQ, from the coding sequence ATGGATCGTGCCAAAGTGATCTTGTCAGCTGTGGTGCtggcgttggtggtgatggtgacggCTGACGACGACCCTAGTTCGCGTATCATCGGTGGATCTCCGGCGATCTCGGGACAGTTTCCGGCCCAAGTCGCGATACAGGTCGGCGGTACCGTGTTTTGCGGTGGCAGCGTCCTCAACCAGAACCACATCCTAACGGCGGCCAGTTGCATCCTCGACGCAAACAATAACCTGGTGCAGGCGGCGCAGGTCACGGTGCGTGCCGGTGAGGTGGTCTTCCAGCCGACCCAGCTTGCCCTCGCCGTGCAGCGGATCTTTGCCCACCCGCAGTACAACCCGTGGACGCTCGAGAACGATATTGCCGTGCTGCGGTTGCAGAACAACATCAGCTTTCCGGCCGTGGCCACTCCGGCCGTGGCGCCAGCCGAGCTGAACCACCGCATCGTGGCCGATGCCAGCGCGTGCGAGGTGGTTGGCTGGAACTGGACACCGGCGGTGCCAAGTGTTGCCCTGCAAGTGCTGACGGTTACCATAGCCCCGCGAGCGGCCTGCAACGCCGTGCACAATGGGATGCTGCAAGCCACGATGCTCTGTACCCAGTACCTCCAGACGACGCAGGGCGTGTGCGCTCCGGCCCGTGGCGGGGGACTGTACTGCAACGACCTGCTCACCGGAGTGGTATCGTTTGGGTTCGGCTGTGGCCAGAACACCACGAACACCGTCTACACACAGGCCCGCTACTACGAGCTCTGGATACAGCAGCAGTTCAACCGGACGGACACGCCGGTTGCCGGTCCAACACCGGCTCCGGGAGTCCCAGGAGGACCAGGCAAGGCCAGTGCCCtatcgctttcggtggccgtcgtACTCGTGGCGCTCGTCTCGGCGGCCCTTGTCCaccagtag